The following nucleotide sequence is from Tenrec ecaudatus isolate mTenEca1 chromosome X, mTenEca1.hap1, whole genome shotgun sequence.
GCTTTTGGGAAACTCCACCTACGCTGTTGCATATGTCCATAGCGCATGCCCTCTGAATGACACTAGAAAGGCAATGTGATCCTTACTTCCAAATCAAAATAAGAGTGAACTTCTGACAATTTTAGAGTAGTTTATGCTCAACGCATTTCCTTCATTTGttgtggaaactcacagggacagttctactctgttctgtagggtgactgtgagtcaacaatgacttgatggcagtgaatttgggggcACAGATGGCTACACATTGAGGCAAAATACAAAAGCAGTGAATTGAATGTACcagtcgctctgcaggagaaagaagaaaatgcatgctactgtaaagattgaaagtcttgggaacccagaggAGCATTCtaattgtcctatagggttgctttgagtcagaatcagttccatggcaatgagtttgcttttttggttTGATGACATCTCAAACATgtaagcattaaaaaataaacaattcaGAAATATCAATTTCAATATATATGGTGAAATTGATTACATATGTATTTAAGATTATCCAACGGGGACATGAGAATACTCCTTACCCTATGTGCTAGATATTTTATAAATAGACAGCCCTGCATATaaattatgtatgtatgtgtttatatcTTCTAGAACCCTGAAGGAGGTCTGTACGTGGCTGTGACTCTACTGGCAGGAATCACTGGAGTTGTCATCACACTCTGTCTCATATTAATTATCACCTCCTCTACCAAAACTATCCGAAGATCTTACTTTGAAGTGTTTTGGTACACACACCATCTCTTTGTGATCTTCTTCATTGGTCTTGCCATTCATGGAGCTCAGTGAGTGTTTAAATTCCAAGGCCAAGTACTTTTCAACTTTTAGTTTCTACATGTGATGCTGGGTTAGAGGCACAATGATCCTCTTACTTGTACGTTGTCAACCTGATGGCCAAGGTAATATAAGGGGGCAGGGCAGTGGAGGTCAGCCCAATGGGACATTTTCGGCAATACTTCAGCTTCTTGCAGTTAATTCCTATTCACAGTGCTGCTATTTATAGAAAGTGTGAAAACTAAACCAAAATCTAAGTAGGACTGTCTCCTGTGACTTTCCAAATTAAGCACATTAATGATGAATCTGTTGAAGGCATTTCCTGTAGTTCAATGAGTTTGACTTAGGCCAGCAATCACTTATTTCTTGCTTACTGAATATGGGAGTTACTCTCTGGCACTGTGGGGAATGCTTGGGGAAAAAAACCTACATGAGTATTACCTTCAAATATTCTATTATAATAAAGACAACATCGAATCTTTTTCAGCATCTGTCCTATGCCAGACTCTGTGCTAATCCTCAAAATATATACATGTTCTTACTactcccattttacagacaaggacCACAAAAtgaaactcattgctattgaacTGATTCCATTACAAAGTCTCAAAGactttcaaaggctgtaaatctttatgaaagcagactgaaaCTTATTTCTCCCCCTATGAGGCAGCAGTTGGGCTTGAACTacaaacctttcaattagcaactgaatatttttaaccactgtgctactagGACTCCTCCAGACAAggaaaccccaaaaccaaaccattgtcatcaagtcaattcagactcaaagGGACCCATCAGACACAGTTGAACTGCTTTTGTCCTTAATacttccaagcctgtaaatatttataggatcAGACAGTTCATTGTTGATGGTGGGTTTGTACTTtggtccttgtggttagcagcctaacttacaaaccactatgccacaaagtTCCTTACAGACAAGGAAACTGTGTAGACAATTAGCCAGTTGGTAAGTGACATGGTAGGTTTGGAGTCCAAAGGGTCTAAGGCAGGCTTCTATAAATGCTCTGATAGGACACACAGCACCCAGGTGTGTGGGTAAGAGAGTGCCTTAATAGGAGTCCTGTTTAATATAAAGTTACGCTTTATATTGTTTTATATTAGCTGATTGATCACACGCAGACAGAAATAGGCCTGGGGAAGTTCCCTACTGGGTGTGGGCTAAGGGTTGAGGAAGTAGCTGCTCAGAGCTCAATAATTCTCATAGCCACGAGTCAAGTTGCCCTAGAGGAGGCCATGACCTGGGGTGAAAAGGGGAAGTGTGGGGAGAGACAACATTAGGCAAGCACCAGTGTGCTTTCTTGATCAGCTTGCTGATTCGGGTTCTTTTAGAATGATGATAATCTTTctaaacataatttaaaaaacccaaataGACAAATACCTTGTGAATTCCTTAAGGCAAGTGAGTGTCTTTAAAAGGGATTTAAGATGCCCTAGttgcactgtgggttaagcattggactgactGCTAACGgcaaagttggtggtttcaaTTCACAAGCTATGCTTTAGGAGAAGGGTGAGGCTGCCTACGCTTAGAAAGatttcaatctcagaaaccttaggGAGCAACTATAGTCTATCCTTTAGGGTGActctgagttggagttgacttgatgacagtgggttttaagTGGAATTTACCCATGATCCCAGCTATTTCAGAAAAttctagaaaataaaaaaaatgtctTCCCCTCTCTAGCTTAGTAATAGTATTACTTTGTGTTTGAATAGTTTCACAGAAAAGTATTGTCCATTGGAGTAGGCAAAGGAGGTAAAGTCTAAATTTGAATTAGTTTCTAGGTTTTTTAATTCCTCATCCTAACATTGAGAAATGAAGGCAATAGTGAGATCATTTCCTTTTCATGTGAACTTGAGCATTACGAACTTGAATAGCTATCATTTGTTGAATTTGATTTGACAATCAATcctggtgggttacatgttggactgttaactgtaaggtcaacagtttgaaccaagcagccactccatgagagaaagttaATGCTGTCTTATCTCAAAAAGATTCAGAAACctgaggagcagttccactctgtcctataaggcttctgtgagttggaatcaattcaatggcagcgagtAGGTTTTTGTGTCTGCcgttaaaaaaaatcatgcatTTAATTACTAAGATAAATCTTGGGTTACACTTATTTTATAAAAGAAGAAACaggttaaaaattttaattttaaaaggttAAGTAACTTGTCCAAGGCTACCTAACTAGTAAGTGAATTTGAACTAAAGATTCTGATCCAGAATCTTTCCACCAAATCATTCTCCTCCAAGtgtctttgtttctctaaactttGATGTTCCCATATGTAAAATGCAACTAGTAATACTTGCCTTTTAAGCTTATTATGAAGGTTAGATGAGATAATTTTTATATAGTGCTTTGTGTTGACTTGGCAAATAATAAGTGATCAGTTCATTCCACTGAGTCCATTAAAGCACTTATTGACCCTCTATAGATCTtgtgagaccataaatctttatgggagcagagcttgaactctgaccttgcatttagtagcccaatacttatcccatAATAATGCCAGGACTCCCTCAGGGATATAAAGGGATGATTAATATCTGGCATTAAAACATTAACAAAATATTCTAAATACCGTGATATATTGTAGATCTCCAAAacaaaatgtacaaagagactTCAGTGCtcctttttaattatttattgtgAAGACACTGTCATTTATGTTCTTTGTGGTCAGGGACATGACTTCTTTGACTTTTTTTGCCATTTCCTACTCCCCACTAAACACACTAGTGCTTTCTAACTTAATAGTTGCTCAGTTGATATTTATTGAATTGAGCAACTGGGCTCTGGGCACTTCAGGAGACATCTCATCAATACCATGAGCACTTCATATTCCCCCTGAAGCTAATTATTAAGTGGGTTTTGACTTTTGGCTTAACCTAGACAATTTTTGTACCCAAGTAATGCAAGTCTGCTAAATCTGAGGGCTACTAAGCATCATAGGGTTTATGCTAAGCCTTAGTGCTACGTGTATGGGTGTATACTTCTCAATGATGTCTAGTGGGTTTGaaatgttgaccttgaggttagtagtcaAACTGATAACAAAATGTCGGCTAAACCCATATTACTGATATCTCAGTCATGTCACTAGCACTCCAGCAACCTACATTaactaaaaaaaaatctcactgtcatcaagtcaattttgactcctagcaaccctgtaagacagagtagaattaccccactgggtttccaaagataaatctttacaagatcagagaatctcctcttttcaccttgtgggtttgaactgctaaccttcagTTAATAGCCCAGTGAGGAACCCTGTACACCATCAGGGGTCCTTCCACTTACTCCATTAGAGTATTTAAAATGTGCCCAGAACCTTCAAATACAAAGAACTTAATTTCTTCCTTGGATTTATCATTGTTCTCCAGACGAATTGTACGTGGACAGACAAATGAGAGTTTGAAAGAGCACAACCCACACATATGTTATCGAAATATTTCAGACTGGGGGAAAATAAAGGAATGCCCAGTCCCGCAATTCTCTGGGAACCCTCCCATGGTAGGTATCATTGGTACTGTTGCTATTATAGTGTTATTATGGAAAATTTTCAACCCGTTTCTAAGAAACATGTCCCAATATCATCAAGTAGCGCATTACAAATACTATACAACTGCTCAAAAATTAAAAGCatcaacttttctttttctttgttctactTTATTGACAAAGAAGATCTGCATTTTGTCTGTAATCAATGTGCCAATAgaacacttggaaaatgcagtgtTTTCAAAAGCCAAGTTTGGGTCCATTGATTTCCTTCTGCATGTGTAATGGTAATATCAGTTAATTATTTCCAGTGAAACTCGTAGGGATTCCATTCATTTATAGGGACCTAGGGACCTTCAGATGCCCCAAAGTAAGACTTTTCATACAGCGTTCAGAACTGTGAAGGAAATTGATGAGGAGGCACCTAGAGCTGCCACTGAGCTTCATCAGGACATGTCTATGAGCTATAAAGGAAGCTCTACAGCCAGGTTTAAGCCATCATCCATGACACTACAGAGAAAAATGGCAGTCTCGCAGTGATGATGAAGGGAAAGCTTGTTGAATTCTTCTTCTGAGGAGAGTTCTGAAGGGGTTTTCTTGGTGTATACTCAATTGTTGTGATCTGTAAAGTGAGAAGCAGACCCAGTATACTGCATTCTTTTTATCTCCACTCGGCAGGCAGTATCATTTATTGCTTGCACCCTGGgttatgctaaccacaaggtcagcagctggaaaacaccagctgctctgcagaagaaagatgaagctttctactaccatagtgATTGACAGTTGGGGAAACCCACAAAGGATAGTTCTACTCTTTTCctgtaggattactatgagtcaacctaacaattagcagctgagcatttaactaTTTATATGACCACAACTCATGTacttagggttgccatgaattggaaatGACTCGAGGACACTTTAAAACAACAATTCCTAGTACAGGAGTATTCTTCTAGATACAGCATGGTGTCTGAGGACTCGAAAGCTTTAAGTATCGTTGCCCATCAAGGAAAGCCACCACACACATTAATGAACCATCCTACTAAGTGCTGGTGTTATATcaatagaaaaaggaaaagagaaactaTTTTCAGTCTTCCTATGGACTGGGGGAAAGAAGACACATTTCTTCAATAACAGCTGAAATCAGAATACCTTAACAGACATCTCCTTCAACGGAGTGtatgggtttctcagactattaGAGGCCACGTCCAAGCATTGGCTTCATTGAATGAGACCCAATAGTGGTCTCCAGGAGGATATATATGGATAGTGGGAGACTTTAAAAAACTTGCCACATGAAAATGAAGGCCAGCAACATAAAAGTCCTGAGGCAAATGTTCTTCATTTTTGCCTGGAGATGTAAAACATTTAGGTTCTCCCAATTTTCTACAGTAAATTTCTGAGGGGGAACATAGAACAGATCATAGTAAGACTATGGAAGGCATGtcctgatttaattttttaaatctgttCTGAGAAATAATCAACTTTTAAAATAACATTCTATTGGCTTCTAAAACTTTTGGGTTCTTTAGGTATTAAATTATGAACTTAATTGATTGAGTACCAAGATGAATTTTTGTCCTATATGGTTTTATATAGCTAAAATATTACAAAATATTGACAACATTTTTAAATACTGTGTATTTGGCAAAAGGAAATGTTGATAAATCTGAaaatctttctgttttttttccctctcaacAAATGCACTGCAAAGTTTCGAGAACTTACCAGTTGGAGAAACAGCTAAATTCTTGCACAAAATTTTTGAACCTTTCAAGAGTTTAAGCTTTCAAGAGAAAGCGTTTGCAATATTGCATTAAAATATGGTGTTGCTGAAATTCCGTCTTTTCTAGAAATGTTTATTCTGAAACCATCCTTGTTCTGTTGTAGGGTTATAGCAACAACTGTATTTCAACACAGAAAGGAAAACCCATCCTTGTGGGTAGTTCCTCTTGGGAAAGTTTCATACTGTAAATATAGTTCCCCAATGTGACCGAGGAGAAAATTCAATTTTATAGGCTCAAAATTTTACTTTAATTTAAGATTACTGCCCATGTGTCATGTGTTCTATTGCAGAAGAAATTTGCAAATCTAATTTCAAAAATTGAAGCAAATCTACATACTGTAGATTCAttggttgtttatttatttgtctctaggaatattttctttattagCTGCCATACCCTACCACACTTTTTCATTTTTGCTCTGATTCCAGACTTGGAAATGGATAGTTGGTCCCATGTTCCTGTATCTTTGTGAGAGGTTGGTCCGGTTTTGGCGATCTCAACAGAAGGTGGTCATCACCAAGGTATGGATTGGTGTAGGAATTGCTAACAGTATCTAATTAAAACATGGACTCAAGTGTTCTATATCATTGACTACATGTCTTTTGaaccaatttttttaaattaaatatatagcagaGCCAGACCTAAAGTTTATTTCAAGGGCGTTGCTTGAGAGTCAACTGGTTATTTAAGACCTTATAACTAGGGAAACTTGAAGTTATGGTTTTCTGTTCAAAGAGAATTTAAGTACATTTGTGTGCATGaaggtatgtgtacatgtgtgtatgcaGTGGAGAAGCATAGAGATAATATGTGGTTAGTTAAGAGTGGGTGGGTAGACAAAAAAAAGAATGAGTTCAAAAAGATGATGATTCAATCTTAACATATTAAGATTTTGCAAAACTTTGAGGACCAAGTGAATGCCTGGTTGAAGTTAAGAATATTTCCTACATCCTTTTTCCTTGACATTTTCCTGTGCCTGAGAGTTGAAGTGCCCCAAATCTGAAGCTTCTTAGTAACTAAGTTATATCTCAAACTGGGTCTCCGAACGCCAATTTTCAAATGTTTATATCTACTCTGCTATCACACTTTTTACCACAGAATAAATAAGCGTGCAAGTAAATAAACATAAATAGAAATTCCTTCTTATAGTTTCAAGAAATACCAGGGAGGATTATTTATGCCAAAGACAATTTAATTCCATTCACCTTAGTTCAAAATATAGTTACCAAAATCttattctggatttttttttataaCACATACACATTTTTCCTGTCCAGCAGGGTAGTTCTCTCTGGCCATCTATGGAGAGGCACAGTAGTTTACCCAACTGGAATAGGAAGTCTTGAAATGTAGAAAGCCACAACAGTTCTCTTTTTATGGTATTTATATTGTGTTCTAAGAGACATTTTACACATCAGCAAAATGAGTTGCCGCAAAATCCCCCTGACTAGTCTACAAAAGACTAACCCAGAAAagtatttcctttaaaaaaattcccaAGACAATTGTTTTACTGTGAAGAAAATAATCATTTTCTCATATAAGCAAATATAAGAAATAAGGTGTTATCTAAAAGCTTTCCAGTGAGCATATTACCTAGCAGTACTTTTTATTTAGGTAATCCTATTTGTGATTATGGTAACAAACTTGTAATAGGGTAAAAATTGTTTCTAAGATACAAAAGCATAATATATGCTGCCCACGTCCATGGAGTACATTTTAAGGCTTAGCTACagtgtatagggtttctgaggctgcaaatctgtaCAGGATCAGataacctcatctgtctccaatgaagtggttggtaggtttgaactgccaacctcgtggCCGTCCAATGGTTACTCTAGAGTTCCACAAGGACTCCAGTAAATATAATAGTCAACataaattttcatttttgttttaaactgAGGCTTTACAACTGCTTTGTTTAGAGCAAAAATGGGAGTTTATTATGGCTTTTTAAtaaagtatatatttaaataataatttctgGAGATATGGGAAGTTTATATTACAAAGATTCCCAAATTCTTTTACTGCCtatattattttgttgttgttgttttctttgatttctttaGATCTGTCCCCATTTAGACATATAAAATTTCTTTAGGGAATATTAGGAATTATCAGAgaacagattattattttctatATTACAATAAAAATTCTTGAATAtaacttatttttaattatatagtTATTCACCAGTTGATGGGCCTTTtgaatgttttcctcttttttgtgtgCTATTGTGAATAAGCTGTTATGACTACTCATTCCATGGAGACAATAAATATCAATGAGATGGTATACTCCCCAGGAAAGAAGAAATGTAGACCCAAAGCAAGGAATCAGACAGATTCAAGATGTGATTCAGGACAAAGATAAACCAACATGGTTAGGCTTTGTTTGGGTTCTCCTTCTGCCCAGCTGCTAAGTCCTGCACTTATCCCCTAAAGCCTGAGGAAAGAGTTCAGCaggaaattataattatttttctatttttgagcactttacttaaaaagaaaagggaaaaaatcttCAATAGGCTCATTCTGAGACAAAAAATTTAATGCAGAAAAATTATTGGGGTCATGATCTCAAGAAACGAAcctagagaggggagagagagagagagagagagagagagagagagagagagagagagagagagagagagagagagagagattgagaaagCAGGTTCCTAGTGTTTATAGGGCCTTTCTCTGGTGGAGGGAGGCAGTAAAGGAGTGAGAAATCATTTTAATAAATGTTGGCAAGCATTTCCAGAACTGATAATTGGGGAGAAAGAGATGCTGGCCCTCAATGTGGTTGGAACTGCAACCTTAGCTATTCCTGTGAGGAGTGCTGTATTGGAAGGGCCCCTCAGAGTTCCCCCAAGTTGCGGAGATGAGACCAAGTCTCTGTACCCCTTTATCAGTCATCCACTGAGCAGTGGCGTCCGTGGATGGCGGTTCTAAGTAAACGCTAGATGTGCTAGAGGGACTGTTATATTACCTGAAAAAGAGACCTGGGCATGACATCTTAGTTTAGCCTTCCGATATGTATGAACCCAGAAAAGACAAATATTTGGGAAATGTGTAGTTTCCAAGGACATGTTTTGTTCCATAGGTAGTCACGCACCCTTTTAAAACTATCGAGctccagatgaggaagaaagggttCAAGATGGAGGTGGGACAATATATATTTGTCAAATGCCCCAAAGTATCCAGGCTGGAGTGGCATCCCTTCACACTTACGTCCGCCCCTGAGGAAGACTTCTTTAGCATCCACATCCGAATTGTTGGCGACTGGACCGAAGGACTGTTCAATGCTTGTGGCTGTGATAAACAGGAGTTTCAAGATGCCTGGAAACTACCTAAGTGAGTACAAAATGCATATTTCATAGGGGCGTACGTTTAGGTGAAATGGCACTATCACCTTTTCCAGCATATCTTACTGTTCTATGACTTAAGATTTTGATGAACTACACCGGCTCTAAGAAAATAAATATCATCCCTGTGTTCTGCATTTTATATGTTGTGCATTGTTTTCCCTAGTTTATAATTTGTAtgaaatgtaaaatattttaatccAGTATTACTAAGGAATACTCCCAAATTCCTTCAATAATATACTTGTCAAGGGAAAGGTGTATCAACTTTTCCTAACAAAATAATAGTGTATCTAAGATATTTTTAAGTGAAACTGGCATAAATTCTTTGAGGGtaaatttcatattttaattaattctcctttgcctcctactccacaTATACCTAATATTGTTGAGTCAgtcaattaaaaacaaatgagAAATGAGGAAATATAATCTGTAACATATTATGATGTAGGAATTTATTGCTTCTTTGTGAAAAGTAAGTAGGAATTTCAAATGTAAGGTGCCCCGACAGAAAATACCAGtgtatgtctgtgtatgtgtatgtgttaaaaaggggaaagaagaatagagggggaaagagagagagagagagagagagagagagagagagagagagagagagagagagagagagagagagaaataataccTGGACTGAGTTACCAAATGTTTAGTTACCTAAAAGTTTCTCTTACTACTAATCCATGCTTACACTAAGTTGATTGATTCAAAGCTGTATCATAGAAACACCCTATAGACACATTGTTCCAGGATGATTTGGTATGTTTAACATTCCCCCGTGTAGTGATTTCAGCTCTACCAGTTCTGAACAAGAAGATATCGTTGCAATTACCTCTTCCTCCACTTCATTCCAGGATAGCAGTAGATGGACCTTTTGGGACAGCCAGTGAAGATGTGTTCAGCTATGAGGTGGTGATGTTAGTGGGAGCAGGCATTGGAGTCACCCCCTTTGCATCAATTCTCAAGTCAGTCTGGTACAAATATTGCAACAATGCCATCAATCTACGCCTCAAAAAGGTAGGTTTCTTCCTTTTATGGAGGGCCTGGAGCATCACCGTAGGCCTGAGGAAGTCTTTAGGGTGTAGTTTGGCAGAGACTCGGAAAGTGAAGGAAGTAATTCCATAGACTCAGTGCACTCCTAAAAGGGTAATTTGATATGTTCAATGTGCTTCTCTATAAGCAGATAtatctgtgaaaataaaatatattcatagcATTATTagaaattttgaagaaaaaaatttcaaaagaaaaaaggatTCAAAATTTCAGCCAAATATTCttattttgtatatttgttgttacatgccattaagtcagttccaactcatagcgacccacagAATTTTTCCCACGTGCTTACATACTTCTAGAATGTTGTCATTACTGAGTTCGTGTTTTACTGGATTTcatgctttgcttttaaaatttattataataAGCAATTTTCTGTTCCATCACAGGCTTCATAATGATCATTATCATCTTTTCATATTTTCCACTGAGAAGATAACGAATATTTTTTCTACCATTGTTATATTAGATAttgagaattattcaatttccacCCCCTAATATTATTTGTGAGGGGAAGTAGACagaagaattttccttccatgaaTCTCTTATTTTCTTGGGATAAATTAAATTCCCAGgggaatttgttgttgttgtttttacgtgTAAATTTGATTTCATCATCTAATAAAGGACATCTATATTAAACCTTGAGTCATTCTAATAACTGTAACCGTAAACCCTCATAAGAACACTGAATATGCCTGGAGGTTTCATTCTCCCCTtttaactctttttaatatggagGAAGAGAAGGCAGAACCAATTTCCTCCCGCCCCCTAGGAATTCTTGAATGGCAGTAGCAGACAAAGAAGGAGTCCCATGGCATCCATGATTCACCTAGATCTCATTGCCTTTCTGAGAGGAAGCCAAGGATTGTAGACTAGCAAGAGGGAAAGTGGATGGGACTAATGGTGGTTTGGAGGTTTTTTTTGCATGCTTGTTTTTTTATGATATGTATCTCCAATACAAGCTATATCTTTACTGCTATGCTTGTGTGgaaaagagagaacattcatgGAGCCCTGCCAGTGCAGTggctggttggtggttcaaaccctccagcaattccttaggagaaagaagagggtgtCAGATACCATAGAGATTTAGActctgaaaccctatggagtagttgGGTGTCCTATAGGggaacgatgagtcagaattgacttgatggcagtggctctcGTTTTGATTGAAGCAGCAGAAAGAAGTTGTGGAGGTGGAGGAGAGGAATCCATATGTCAATGTTTATATACCTATCAAAATCAAATATGCTTCATGGTCCATTCCTCTTTCAGATCTACTTCTACTGGCTGTGTCGGGACACGCATGCCTTTGAGTGGTTTGCAGATCTACTGCAGCTACTGGAGACTCAGATGCAGGAAAGGAACAATGCAGACTTCCTTAGTTACAACATCTACCTCACTGGGTGGGATGAATCTCAGGTGAGGACAAGATCCTATGTGTTAACTCCTTGCTGAGCCCAGAGCAAACCAACATTCCCTTGGTTATTGGTGTGCTTTGTTTTGGTCTTTTTCCCCCGAGGACAGTTGATGAGTTTGGGTAATCCAGCACTCATGCATTGTCCCCCCATATGTAGACTGTACTGTTGGGATTCGAGTCAAAATTAGTATCTGAAACAGATGGAAGCTAAGGAGCCTGTTGTTGCTCTGTGGTTCATTCCAACACATAGAAACCAcagcagggttttcaaggctgtgcctTTTCGGAAGCAGATGATCCCATAGATTCTTCCTAGGAAGCTTCAAGTGGATTGAAACAGCAACATTTGAGATAGTAATCAAAAGTCTAATCATTTGTGTCATTGAGGGACTCAGGAATTGAA
It contains:
- the CYBB gene encoding NADPH oxidase 2, producing the protein MGNWAVNEGLSIFVILVWLGMNVFLFVWYYRVYDIPDKFFYTRKLLGSALALARAPAACLNFNCMLILLPVCRNLLSFLRGSSACCSTRIRRQLDRNLTFHKMVAWMIALHTAIHTIAHLFNVEWCVNARVNNSDPYSIALSDIGDKPGETYLNFARKRIKNPEGGLYVAVTLLAGITGVVITLCLILIITSSTKTIRRSYFEVFWYTHHLFVIFFIGLAIHGAQRIVRGQTNESLKEHNPHICYRNISDWGKIKECPVPQFSGNPPMTWKWIVGPMFLYLCERLVRFWRSQQKVVITKVVTHPFKTIELQMRKKGFKMEVGQYIFVKCPKVSRLEWHPFTLTSAPEEDFFSIHIRIVGDWTEGLFNACGCDKQEFQDAWKLPKIAVDGPFGTASEDVFSYEVVMLVGAGIGVTPFASILKSVWYKYCNNAINLRLKKIYFYWLCRDTHAFEWFADLLQLLETQMQERNNADFLSYNIYLTGWDESQANHFAVHHDEEKDVITGLKQKTLYGRPNWDNEFKTIASQHPNTTIGVFLCGPEALAETLSKQSISNSESGPRGVHFIFNKENF